One stretch of Bos indicus x Bos taurus breed Angus x Brahman F1 hybrid chromosome 22, Bos_hybrid_MaternalHap_v2.0, whole genome shotgun sequence DNA includes these proteins:
- the MOBP gene encoding myelin-associated oligodendrocyte basic protein isoform X1, translating to MSQKVVKEGPRLSKNQKFSEHFSIHCCPPFTFLNSKREIVDRKYSICKSGCFYQKKEEDWICCACQKTRTSRRATSPQRPKRQPAAPPAVVRAPAKPRSPPRPERQPRPRPEVRPPPAKQRPPQKAKQQPRSSPQRGPGTSRGGSPVKASRLKRKTKPTPRKK from the exons ATGAGTCAGAAAGTGGTTAAGGAGGGCCCCAGACTCTCCAAGAACCAGAAGTTCTCCGAGCACTTCAGCATACATTGCTGCCCGCCGTTCACCTTCCTCAATTCCAAACGCGAGATCGTGGACCGCAAGTACAGCATCTGTAAAAGTGGCTGCTTCTaccagaagaaagaggaggactGGATCTGCTGCGCCTGCCAGAAGACCAG AACCAGCCGCCGCGCAACGTCCCCTCAGAGGCCCAAGCGCCAGCCAGCTGCACCCCCCGCGGTGGTCAGAGCACCAGCCAAGCCACGGTCCCCTCCGAGGCCCGAACGTCAGCCACGCCCCCGCCCAGAAGTCCGACCTCCACCAGCCAAGCAGCGGCCCCCTCAGAAGGCCAAGCAGCAGCCGCGCAGCAGCCCCCAGAGAGGGCCAGGCACCAGCCGTGGGGGGTCCCCCGTCAAAGCTTCTAG ATTGAAAAGGAAGACCAAGCCGACCCCTCGGAAGAAGTGA
- the MOBP gene encoding myelin-associated oligodendrocyte basic protein isoform X6 has translation MSQKVVKEGPRLSKNQKFSEHFSIHCCPPFTFLNSKREIVDRKYSICKSGCFYQKKEEDWICCACQKTRLKRKTKPTPRKK, from the exons ATGAGTCAGAAAGTGGTTAAGGAGGGCCCCAGACTCTCCAAGAACCAGAAGTTCTCCGAGCACTTCAGCATACATTGCTGCCCGCCGTTCACCTTCCTCAATTCCAAACGCGAGATCGTGGACCGCAAGTACAGCATCTGTAAAAGTGGCTGCTTCTaccagaagaaagaggaggactGGATCTGCTGCGCCTGCCAGAAGACCAG ATTGAAAAGGAAGACCAAGCCGACCCCTCGGAAGAAGTGA
- the MOBP gene encoding myelin-associated oligodendrocyte basic protein isoform X4, translating to MSQKVVKEGPRLSKNQKFSEHFSIHCCPPFTFLNSKREIVDRKYSICKSGCFYQKKEEDWICCACQKTRTSRRATSPQRPKRQPAAPPAVVRAPAKPRSPPRPERQPRPRPEVRPPPAKQRPPQKAKQQPRSSPQRGPGTSRGGSPVKASRF from the exons ATGAGTCAGAAAGTGGTTAAGGAGGGCCCCAGACTCTCCAAGAACCAGAAGTTCTCCGAGCACTTCAGCATACATTGCTGCCCGCCGTTCACCTTCCTCAATTCCAAACGCGAGATCGTGGACCGCAAGTACAGCATCTGTAAAAGTGGCTGCTTCTaccagaagaaagaggaggactGGATCTGCTGCGCCTGCCAGAAGACCAG AACCAGCCGCCGCGCAACGTCCCCTCAGAGGCCCAAGCGCCAGCCAGCTGCACCCCCCGCGGTGGTCAGAGCACCAGCCAAGCCACGGTCCCCTCCGAGGCCCGAACGTCAGCCACGCCCCCGCCCAGAAGTCCGACCTCCACCAGCCAAGCAGCGGCCCCCTCAGAAGGCCAAGCAGCAGCCGCGCAGCAGCCCCCAGAGAGGGCCAGGCACCAGCCGTGGGGGGTCCCCCGTCAAAGCTTCTAGGTTCTG A
- the MOBP gene encoding myelin-associated oligodendrocyte basic protein isoform X2: MSQKVVKEGPRLSKNQKFSEHFSIHCCPPFTFLNSKREIVDRKYSICKSGCFYQKKEEDWICCACQKTRTSRRATSPQRPKRQPAAPPAVVRAPAKPRSPPRPERQPRPRPEVRPPPAKQRPPQKAKQQPRSSPQRGPGTSRGGSPVKASRFST; the protein is encoded by the exons ATGAGTCAGAAAGTGGTTAAGGAGGGCCCCAGACTCTCCAAGAACCAGAAGTTCTCCGAGCACTTCAGCATACATTGCTGCCCGCCGTTCACCTTCCTCAATTCCAAACGCGAGATCGTGGACCGCAAGTACAGCATCTGTAAAAGTGGCTGCTTCTaccagaagaaagaggaggactGGATCTGCTGCGCCTGCCAGAAGACCAG AACCAGCCGCCGCGCAACGTCCCCTCAGAGGCCCAAGCGCCAGCCAGCTGCACCCCCCGCGGTGGTCAGAGCACCAGCCAAGCCACGGTCCCCTCCGAGGCCCGAACGTCAGCCACGCCCCCGCCCAGAAGTCCGACCTCCACCAGCCAAGCAGCGGCCCCCTCAGAAGGCCAAGCAGCAGCCGCGCAGCAGCCCCCAGAGAGGGCCAGGCACCAGCCGTGGGGGGTCCCCCGTCAAAGCTTCTAG ATTTAGTACATAG
- the MOBP gene encoding myelin-associated oligodendrocyte basic protein isoform X3 yields the protein MSQKVVKEGPRLSKNQKFSEHFSIHCCPPFTFLNSKREIVDRKYSICKSGCFYQKKEEDWICCACQKTRTSRRATSPQRPKRQPAAPPAVVRAPAKPRSPPRPERQPRPRPEVRPPPAKQRPPQKAKQQPRSSPQRGPGTSRGGSPVKASRFW from the exons ATGAGTCAGAAAGTGGTTAAGGAGGGCCCCAGACTCTCCAAGAACCAGAAGTTCTCCGAGCACTTCAGCATACATTGCTGCCCGCCGTTCACCTTCCTCAATTCCAAACGCGAGATCGTGGACCGCAAGTACAGCATCTGTAAAAGTGGCTGCTTCTaccagaagaaagaggaggactGGATCTGCTGCGCCTGCCAGAAGACCAG AACCAGCCGCCGCGCAACGTCCCCTCAGAGGCCCAAGCGCCAGCCAGCTGCACCCCCCGCGGTGGTCAGAGCACCAGCCAAGCCACGGTCCCCTCCGAGGCCCGAACGTCAGCCACGCCCCCGCCCAGAAGTCCGACCTCCACCAGCCAAGCAGCGGCCCCCTCAGAAGGCCAAGCAGCAGCCGCGCAGCAGCCCCCAGAGAGGGCCAGGCACCAGCCGTGGGGGGTCCCCCGTCAAAGCTTCTAGGTTCTGGTAA